In Brevibacterium zhoupengii, the following are encoded in one genomic region:
- a CDS encoding anhydro-N-acetylmuramic acid kinase — translation MIIAGLMTGTSADALDVVLAEFIHDGGDGNSSHDGNDSQTAGPSELRVRIIASREVEFDQQLRRDILRLLEPADVPLSLVSGVDARLGRFCAQAVNDLCTETGVEAELVVSHGQTVRHDITDGTVTSTLQIGQPAWIAEATGAPVLSDVRARDVAAGGQGAPLVGILDSLLVGDVETATAVLNLGGIANMTVLAPEHAPLAFDTGPANALIDILARRITKGEADFDRDGELAARGRVDEELLEQLLADPYYRLPAPKSTGKELFHADYLDGFLSARTHLGEHDAIATVTALTARTVADACHAHGVTTVIASGGGTRNPTLLGQMASELGPGITLTSTDQAFGLPEGAKEALLMALLGWLTWNGLAGTEPNLTGAAHPSIAGRLSPGHGPLTLPEPLAARPTRLRILDRRDH, via the coding sequence ATGATCATCGCCGGCCTGATGACAGGAACGTCCGCCGATGCCCTCGACGTCGTCCTCGCCGAATTCATCCACGATGGCGGTGACGGCAACAGCAGCCACGACGGCAACGACAGCCAGACCGCTGGTCCCTCCGAACTGAGGGTGCGCATCATCGCCAGCCGAGAGGTCGAATTCGACCAGCAGCTGCGCCGCGACATCCTGCGCCTGCTCGAGCCCGCCGACGTTCCGCTGTCCTTGGTCTCTGGCGTCGATGCCCGCTTGGGCCGCTTCTGCGCCCAGGCAGTAAACGACCTCTGCACCGAAACCGGAGTCGAGGCTGAACTCGTGGTCTCCCATGGGCAGACCGTGCGCCACGACATCACCGACGGCACGGTCACCTCCACACTGCAGATCGGCCAACCGGCATGGATCGCCGAGGCGACCGGAGCTCCCGTACTCTCCGACGTTCGCGCCCGCGACGTCGCCGCCGGTGGCCAGGGAGCCCCGCTCGTCGGAATCCTCGACAGCCTCCTCGTCGGTGACGTCGAGACCGCGACCGCGGTGCTCAACCTCGGCGGCATCGCCAACATGACGGTCCTGGCACCCGAGCACGCACCGTTGGCCTTCGACACAGGTCCCGCCAATGCCCTCATCGACATCCTCGCCCGCAGGATCACCAAGGGTGAGGCGGACTTCGACCGTGACGGGGAGCTGGCCGCACGCGGTCGGGTCGATGAGGAGCTGCTCGAGCAGCTGCTGGCCGATCCGTACTACCGGCTCCCGGCACCGAAGTCGACGGGCAAGGAACTCTTCCACGCGGACTACCTCGACGGATTCCTCTCAGCCAGGACCCACCTCGGCGAGCATGATGCCATCGCGACGGTCACGGCGCTGACCGCGCGCACGGTCGCCGACGCCTGCCACGCACACGGCGTCACCACGGTCATCGCCTCTGGCGGGGGCACCCGGAACCCGACGCTGCTGGGGCAAATGGCCTCGGAACTCGGCCCCGGCATCACCTTGACCAGCACGGATCAGGCCTTCGGACTGCCCGAAGGAGCCAAAGAAGCCCTCCTCATGGCACTGCTGGGATGGCTGACCTGGAACGGACTCGCAGGCACCGAGCCGAACCTCACCGGTGCCGCGCATCCGAGCATCGCCGGACGGCTGAGCCCGGGACACGGTCCGCTCACACTTCCCGAACCACTGGCAGCCAGACCCACTCGTCTGAGAATTCTGGACCGAAGAGACCACTGA
- the mgrA gene encoding L-glyceraldehyde 3-phosphate reductase: protein MYQAADDRYESMSYRPVGRSGLVLPALSLGLWHNFGDDVAFQNQRDIVRRAFDLGITHFDLANNYGPPPGSAETNFGRLLREDLHPYRDELIISTKAGWGMHPGPYGGPGGSRKYLLASLDASLKRLGLDYVDIFYSHRPDASTPLEETIGALDTAVRSGRALYAGISSYSAADTARASALAKELGTPLLIHQPSYSMFNRWIESDGLLETTDTEGLGVIAFSPLAQGLLTDKYLGGVPEESRAGKSTPSFKDGFLSEDNLERIRGLNELAEARGQSLAQMALSWALRDDRVSSLVIGSSRVTQLEHNVAALNSEPFSAEELAAIDTFAVDSGVDIWGDARRSTQE from the coding sequence GTGTATCAAGCAGCCGATGACCGTTACGAATCGATGAGCTATCGCCCGGTCGGTCGGTCCGGGCTCGTCCTTCCCGCTCTGTCGTTGGGGCTGTGGCACAACTTCGGCGATGATGTCGCCTTCCAGAATCAGCGTGACATCGTGCGCCGGGCCTTCGATTTGGGCATCACGCACTTCGACCTCGCGAACAACTACGGTCCGCCTCCCGGCTCGGCCGAGACGAACTTCGGTCGACTGCTGCGCGAAGATCTCCATCCCTACCGCGACGAGCTCATCATCTCGACGAAGGCTGGTTGGGGGATGCATCCTGGCCCGTACGGCGGACCTGGCGGCAGCCGCAAATACCTGCTCGCCAGTCTCGACGCCTCACTGAAGCGACTCGGCCTCGACTATGTCGATATCTTCTACTCTCACCGGCCCGATGCCTCGACTCCGCTGGAGGAGACCATCGGTGCGCTTGACACCGCGGTGCGTTCGGGCCGTGCCCTCTACGCCGGCATCTCGTCGTATTCTGCTGCCGACACAGCCCGCGCCTCGGCTTTGGCGAAGGAGCTGGGGACTCCGCTGCTCATCCACCAGCCCTCGTATTCGATGTTCAACCGGTGGATCGAATCCGATGGCCTGCTCGAGACCACGGACACCGAGGGGCTGGGCGTCATCGCGTTCTCCCCACTCGCACAGGGCCTGCTCACCGACAAATACCTCGGTGGAGTTCCCGAGGAGTCACGGGCAGGCAAATCCACTCCTTCGTTCAAGGATGGTTTCCTCTCCGAGGACAACCTCGAGCGCATTCGCGGGCTGAATGAACTCGCCGAGGCTCGCGGTCAGTCGCTGGCACAGATGGCGCTGAGCTGGGCGCTGCGCGATGACCGCGTTTCCTCTCTTGTCATCGGCTCCAGCCGGGTCACCCAGCTCGAGCACAATGTCGCGGCACTGAACTCGGAACCATTCAGCGCCGAGGAACTGGCCGCCATCGACACGTTCGCCGTCGATTCCGGCGTCGACATCTGGGGAGATGCCCGCCGCAGCACTCAGGAGTGA
- a CDS encoding GntR family transcriptional regulator: MTKFHSIRDQLLDRLETMAAGEQFPPERQLAEALGISRMTLRRAIDELVAKGVVRRRHGAGVFALGPKLDQPLAASSFTEDMVARGMRPGSRVISFDVTRAGAHIGRRLHVDDDAEAIAILRLRLADDEPLALEELHIPAALVPGLSAEDLENSSFYELLASRFSISLNHSVQTIEPTLLDAAEAKILGVPEQSPALLFERTSRGADGVPFEFVRSVYRGDRYKIRTELTLPDTHGGGRP; encoded by the coding sequence GTGACTAAATTCCACTCGATTCGGGATCAGCTCCTCGACCGCCTTGAGACAATGGCCGCCGGTGAGCAGTTCCCTCCCGAACGCCAGCTCGCCGAAGCGCTGGGCATCTCGCGGATGACCCTGCGCCGCGCCATCGACGAACTGGTCGCCAAGGGCGTCGTCCGCCGTCGCCATGGCGCGGGCGTCTTCGCCCTCGGCCCGAAACTCGACCAGCCGCTGGCAGCGAGCTCCTTCACCGAGGACATGGTCGCCCGTGGTATGCGCCCGGGCTCACGCGTGATTTCCTTCGACGTGACCAGGGCCGGAGCCCACATCGGGCGCAGGCTCCACGTCGACGATGATGCCGAGGCCATCGCAATTCTGCGTCTGCGCCTAGCCGATGACGAACCACTCGCACTCGAGGAGCTGCACATCCCCGCAGCCCTCGTTCCCGGCCTGAGCGCGGAGGACCTGGAGAACAGCTCGTTCTACGAACTGCTGGCCTCGCGCTTCTCCATCTCCCTCAACCACAGCGTGCAGACGATCGAGCCGACCCTCCTCGACGCGGCTGAGGCGAAGATCCTCGGAGTCCCCGAACAGTCCCCGGCGCTGCTCTTCGAACGCACCTCCCGTGGAGCCGACGGGGTGCCCTTCGAATTCGTTCGCTCGGTCTATCGCGGAGATCGCTACAAGATCCGCACCGAACTCACCCTGCCCGACACCCACGGAGGAGGCCGCCCATGA
- a CDS encoding sodium:solute symporter: MQIIDLLVIIAYLVATAWLGLKLSGKQKDLQGYFLGGRNIPWWAVCLSVVATETSALTVIGIPVMSYLGDINYLQLGLGYILGRVVVAFFMLPRYYDGEMLTAYAYLGKRFGTSTQTTAGVTFLFTRLLADGIRVLAAAIPVKVILDGLGIHTNYFVIIVVLSLVTIAYTFIGGIRAVVWVDVAQMCLYVVGGLLSIIVITAAIGGGWLGEAAAADKLNMFIFEGNPISAPDSFIPSLLGGAVFAMASHGSDQLIVQRLLSCRSKIEAQKALIVSGVVVFVQFAIFLAVGLALWAYYDHALPADLGLSRDDEIFPLFIIEGLPPGVSGLLLAGILAAAMSTLSSSLSALSSSTVNDVYARLKKTPMTDAEGFKVGRWATIGWGIAFILPATVFQSDEGNIVILALGVAGITYGGLLGAFVFGMVNKRATAVDANITFALAVAVNAFFFIMEKYITGEVWVAWQWYPLLGVIVMVVIGGLLSLRHPKTQTRNTVAEVEGSNR; encoded by the coding sequence ATGCAGATCATCGACCTTCTGGTGATCATCGCCTACCTCGTCGCCACGGCGTGGTTGGGCCTGAAGCTCAGCGGCAAGCAGAAGGACCTCCAGGGCTATTTCCTGGGTGGTCGGAACATCCCGTGGTGGGCGGTGTGCCTGTCCGTGGTCGCCACAGAGACCAGCGCCCTGACCGTGATCGGCATCCCGGTCATGAGCTACCTCGGCGACATCAACTACCTGCAGCTGGGTCTGGGCTACATCCTCGGCCGAGTCGTCGTCGCCTTCTTCATGCTCCCGCGCTACTACGACGGTGAGATGCTCACCGCGTACGCCTACCTGGGCAAACGCTTCGGCACCTCCACCCAGACGACCGCGGGAGTGACCTTCCTGTTCACGCGCCTGCTGGCAGACGGCATCCGCGTGCTGGCCGCCGCCATCCCGGTCAAGGTCATCCTCGACGGCCTGGGCATCCACACGAACTACTTCGTCATCATCGTCGTCCTCTCACTCGTCACGATCGCCTACACCTTCATCGGCGGCATCAGGGCCGTGGTCTGGGTCGATGTGGCTCAGATGTGCCTCTACGTCGTCGGCGGTCTGCTGTCGATCATCGTCATCACCGCTGCCATCGGCGGTGGCTGGTTGGGCGAGGCAGCGGCGGCCGACAAGCTCAACATGTTCATCTTCGAGGGCAATCCGATCTCGGCTCCCGACTCGTTCATCCCCTCGCTGCTCGGCGGAGCGGTCTTCGCCATGGCCTCGCACGGTTCTGACCAGCTCATCGTCCAGCGTCTCCTGTCCTGCCGGTCCAAGATCGAAGCACAGAAGGCACTCATCGTCTCCGGAGTCGTCGTCTTCGTCCAGTTCGCGATCTTCCTCGCGGTCGGACTGGCACTCTGGGCCTACTACGACCATGCGCTGCCCGCCGATCTGGGCCTGAGCCGCGACGACGAGATCTTCCCGCTCTTCATCATCGAAGGACTGCCACCAGGCGTCTCGGGTCTGCTGCTGGCAGGCATCCTCGCCGCGGCCATGTCGACACTGTCCTCCTCTCTGTCCGCACTGTCCTCCTCGACGGTCAACGACGTCTACGCACGGCTGAAGAAGACGCCGATGACCGACGCCGAGGGCTTCAAGGTCGGGCGCTGGGCGACCATCGGCTGGGGCATCGCCTTCATCCTTCCCGCCACCGTCTTCCAATCCGATGAGGGCAACATCGTCATCCTGGCTTTGGGCGTCGCAGGCATCACATACGGCGGGCTGCTCGGGGCGTTCGTGTTCGGCATGGTCAACAAGCGCGCCACCGCCGTGGACGCGAACATCACCTTCGCCCTGGCGGTCGCGGTCAACGCCTTCTTCTTCATCATGGAGAAGTACATCACCGGCGAGGTGTGGGTCGCCTGGCAGTGGTACCCGCTCCTCGGCGTCATCGTCATGGTCGTGATCGGTGGGCTCCTGTCCCTGCGTCATCCCAAGACTCAGACCCGCAACACCGTCGCCGAGGTGGAAGGCAGCAACCGCTGA
- a CDS encoding phosphotransferase, which produces MMPGPAAQTVSAIPEFVTIDGQKWTVRRAWPASRDRIALEAQHGSAIRSGFLSNGEVDMLEEGRDPKLPGLELLLGTAGNRLVSHRPGKRAVIRLADGRFAKCVRSSKADGIVAGQDRAEAFRNGFALPDVLTADDSTVVLSALPGVELHEPQSLGADWSRAWAEALDAWALAASTSNTTVGTDTTAGTDTTAGTDTSAATNTIAAVRTSMPVHSASSEVHVFNEWRDRAHVHLGEKLAEVDALITQVSADLLNDGAASAGERNWGPIHRDLHDKQIMWDPVAGPGLLDVDTACFGERELDLGNLRAHAQWRTHQGIWTQDDAEVVIGEISRITSASGLDPDRVRTYERSALVRLACVYAFRPRWNRHTGILLEAAHE; this is translated from the coding sequence ATGATGCCGGGTCCTGCGGCACAAACAGTGTCTGCCATCCCCGAGTTCGTCACGATCGATGGCCAGAAGTGGACCGTGCGTCGAGCCTGGCCCGCCAGCCGCGATCGGATCGCGCTCGAAGCTCAGCACGGGTCTGCGATCAGGTCAGGATTTCTCAGCAACGGCGAAGTGGACATGCTTGAGGAGGGCAGAGATCCGAAGCTGCCGGGACTCGAACTCCTGCTCGGCACCGCCGGGAATCGCTTGGTCTCGCATCGGCCCGGCAAGAGAGCCGTGATCCGCTTGGCCGATGGGCGTTTCGCCAAGTGCGTGCGCTCGTCCAAAGCAGATGGAATCGTCGCCGGACAGGATCGAGCCGAAGCGTTCCGGAACGGCTTCGCACTGCCGGATGTACTCACCGCGGATGATTCGACCGTCGTCCTCAGCGCACTGCCTGGCGTCGAACTCCACGAACCACAGAGCCTGGGTGCTGATTGGTCACGTGCCTGGGCCGAAGCTCTCGACGCTTGGGCGCTCGCCGCATCCACTTCGAACACGACCGTTGGGACCGACACGACCGCTGGGACCGACACGACTGCCGGGACGGACACGAGCGCCGCGACGAACACGATTGCGGCGGTGAGGACGTCGATGCCGGTTCATTCGGCGAGTTCAGAAGTGCACGTGTTCAACGAGTGGCGCGATCGTGCCCACGTCCACCTCGGAGAGAAGCTTGCCGAGGTTGATGCACTGATCACGCAGGTCAGCGCCGACCTCCTCAACGACGGTGCTGCCTCGGCGGGGGAGCGGAACTGGGGTCCGATCCACCGCGACCTCCATGACAAGCAGATCATGTGGGATCCGGTGGCCGGACCCGGACTGCTCGACGTCGATACCGCCTGCTTCGGCGAACGCGAACTCGACCTGGGCAACCTGCGCGCCCACGCGCAGTGGCGCACTCACCAGGGGATCTGGACCCAGGATGACGCCGAGGTGGTGATCGGGGAAATCTCTCGGATCACCTCGGCGAGCGGACTGGATCCAGACCGGGTCCGCACCTACGAGCGCTCAGCACTCGTGCGACTGGCCTGCGTCTATGCGTTCCGACCGCGCTGGAACCGTCACACCGGAATCCTGCTCGAAGCCGCCCACGAATGA
- a CDS encoding 4a-hydroxytetrahydrobiopterin dehydratase — protein MTAYTGQKLLDTLDARGLADWQGLPDCLGARFLTGDFATGLDLVARIGTAAEEANHHPDVTLTFPHVDIRLTSHDTGAVTERDLKLAAQISELAASAGVSSDPKVPALLELGMDTANRDAIAPFWAALLTGDASNVSGPDVIDPAGQMPLLWFQDCEEHEVPHQRLHVDVSVPRAVAPERIRAAVAAGGTVVDDAQAPSFTVLADADGNRACVCTLENRS, from the coding sequence ATGACTGCATACACCGGACAGAAGCTGCTCGACACCCTCGATGCGCGCGGTCTCGCCGATTGGCAGGGACTGCCGGACTGCCTCGGCGCCCGATTCCTCACCGGCGACTTCGCGACCGGGCTGGACCTCGTCGCACGCATCGGCACCGCCGCCGAGGAGGCGAACCACCACCCGGACGTCACCCTCACCTTTCCTCATGTCGATATCCGTCTGACCAGTCACGACACCGGAGCCGTGACCGAACGCGACCTCAAGCTCGCGGCACAGATCAGCGAGCTCGCCGCCTCGGCGGGGGTGAGCTCGGATCCGAAGGTTCCTGCACTGCTCGAGCTCGGCATGGACACAGCGAACCGGGACGCCATCGCCCCGTTCTGGGCTGCCCTGCTCACTGGCGATGCGAGCAATGTCTCCGGCCCCGATGTCATCGACCCCGCGGGGCAGATGCCGTTGCTGTGGTTCCAGGACTGTGAAGAGCACGAGGTGCCGCATCAGCGCCTGCACGTCGACGTCTCGGTGCCCCGTGCGGTCGCACCGGAGCGAATCCGCGCGGCCGTCGCGGCCGGTGGCACGGTCGTCGACGACGCCCAGGCACCGTCGTTCACCGTCCTCGCCGATGCCGACGGCAATCGCGCCTGCGTCTGCACCCTGGAGAATCGTTCCTAG
- the murQ gene encoding N-acetylmuramic acid 6-phosphate etherase, with translation MTQSQQPPSHQDSSPHSSTPRPLSPTEQRNPRCAGLDDLDTLGVLQVMNDEDHAVLTAVRAALPQLAELVDIAAERMRRGGTVHYFGAGTSGRLGVLDASELLPTFNLEPGRVVGHIAGGQAALVNAVENAEDSTGDGRRDAGVLGPDDVAIGIAASGSTPYVRGALEAAGEAGAHTVLISNNPEAPVAEAAADHILLDTGPEVVTGSTRLKAGTAQKLTLNGFSTALMIALGRTWRNLMVSVVATNDKLRERTVRILCEAADLSDAAARELLEDCDGGLKTALVVSFTSVTPQIAAKHLADSDGSVKAAIAAVTAESRRETS, from the coding sequence ATGACCCAGTCCCAGCAGCCACCGTCCCACCAGGATTCGTCCCCACACTCGTCGACCCCGCGCCCGCTGTCGCCGACCGAACAGCGCAACCCCCGCTGTGCGGGACTCGACGACCTCGACACCCTGGGTGTCCTGCAGGTGATGAATGACGAGGACCACGCCGTCCTCACCGCGGTGCGGGCGGCACTGCCGCAGCTGGCAGAACTCGTCGACATCGCGGCCGAGCGAATGCGCCGAGGCGGTACCGTCCACTACTTCGGTGCCGGCACCTCCGGTCGGTTGGGAGTACTCGACGCCAGCGAACTACTGCCCACATTCAACCTCGAGCCGGGACGCGTGGTCGGCCACATCGCCGGCGGCCAGGCGGCGCTGGTCAATGCGGTGGAGAACGCCGAGGACTCGACCGGCGACGGTCGCAGAGATGCGGGTGTGCTCGGTCCCGACGACGTGGCGATCGGAATCGCCGCGAGCGGGTCGACACCCTATGTCCGCGGGGCGTTGGAAGCCGCCGGTGAGGCGGGTGCGCACACCGTGCTCATCTCGAACAACCCCGAGGCCCCCGTCGCCGAGGCGGCGGCTGATCACATTCTGCTCGACACCGGACCAGAAGTGGTCACGGGTTCGACCCGGCTCAAGGCCGGAACGGCGCAGAAGCTGACGCTCAACGGGTTCTCGACTGCGCTGATGATCGCGTTGGGCCGCACCTGGCGCAACCTCATGGTCTCCGTCGTCGCCACGAATGACAAGCTGCGGGAGCGGACCGTGCGGATCCTCTGTGAGGCAGCCGACCTGTCTGATGCCGCTGCGCGTGAGCTGTTGGAGGACTGCGACGGTGGACTCAAGACGGCACTGGTCGTCTCCTTCACCTCGGTGACGCCCCAAATTGCGGCGAAGCATCTCGCGGACTCCGACGGCTCGGTCAAGGCCGCGATTGCGGCAGTGACAGCGGAGTCGAGGCGCGAGACCTCATGA
- a CDS encoding FAD-dependent oxidoreductase produces the protein MTDAAHDQLDADCDCIISGGGPAGIVAGLLLARGGVKVVVLEKHTDFFRDFRGDTIHPSTLRLLDELGLYNEFARITHRKVTNISLAGDDGRDYILGDLSRLNTTHPFMTIAPQWDFLNLLAKAGEDEPGFDLRMGVEMTSLIWDGDRVVGVYAQTPDGETELRAPLVVAADGRWSKARDEAQLSMRELRSTIDVWWFRIDTLAQLAESIAPRAKGGNVFVAIPRDGHVQMARLIPKGEDARFREQGIESLRRGVAETFPVLAGDLAALRLEDVKLLEVRRNEAKRWFIDGLLCIGDAAHAMSPLGGVGVNLAVQDGVATARLLAEALRSGRVPTSELRRVQRRRLLTTKAVELLQGGIHRMIEPVVHNGGVIRPPAPVLWLLTTFPALTVIPARILGMGITPEHAPDFARRQPETV, from the coding sequence ATGACAGACGCTGCGCACGACCAACTCGATGCCGACTGTGACTGCATCATCTCCGGAGGAGGGCCCGCCGGAATCGTCGCCGGGCTGCTCTTGGCCCGCGGTGGTGTCAAAGTTGTGGTGCTGGAGAAGCACACCGATTTCTTCCGCGATTTCCGCGGTGACACCATCCATCCATCAACACTGCGGCTCCTCGATGAGCTGGGCCTCTACAACGAATTCGCTCGCATCACCCACCGTAAGGTGACCAACATCAGTCTCGCCGGTGACGACGGTCGGGACTACATCCTCGGCGACCTGTCCAGGCTCAACACCACGCATCCGTTCATGACGATCGCACCACAGTGGGACTTCCTCAATCTGCTGGCCAAAGCAGGGGAGGACGAACCCGGGTTCGATCTGCGCATGGGTGTCGAAATGACCTCGCTGATCTGGGACGGCGACCGAGTCGTCGGCGTTTATGCGCAGACTCCCGACGGTGAGACCGAGCTGCGGGCGCCACTCGTCGTCGCCGCTGACGGTCGCTGGTCGAAGGCCCGGGACGAGGCACAGCTGTCGATGCGGGAGCTGCGGTCGACGATCGACGTGTGGTGGTTCCGGATCGACACCCTGGCACAGCTGGCCGAATCCATCGCACCTCGCGCCAAGGGCGGCAATGTGTTCGTCGCGATTCCGCGCGACGGTCATGTGCAGATGGCTCGTCTCATCCCGAAGGGCGAGGACGCTCGCTTCCGTGAGCAGGGGATCGAGTCTCTTCGCCGCGGGGTCGCAGAGACCTTCCCCGTGCTGGCAGGCGATCTTGCAGCGCTGCGGCTCGAGGATGTGAAGCTCCTCGAAGTCCGTCGCAATGAGGCCAAGCGCTGGTTCATCGACGGGCTGCTGTGCATCGGCGATGCGGCCCATGCCATGAGTCCGCTGGGCGGAGTCGGCGTCAATCTGGCGGTTCAAGACGGTGTGGCCACAGCCCGTCTGCTGGCGGAGGCGCTGCGGTCGGGACGCGTGCCCACCAGTGAGCTCAGGCGTGTGCAGCGCAGACGACTGCTGACGACGAAGGCGGTCGAGCTGCTGCAGGGCGGCATCCACCGGATGATCGAGCCGGTCGTTCACAACGGCGGAGTCATTCGTCCCCCGGCGCCGGTCCTGTGGCTGCTGACAACGTTTCCGGCGCTGACCGTGATTCCCGCGCGCATCCTCGGCATGGGTATCACTCCCGAGCACGCTCCGGACTTCGCGCGTCGGCAACCGGAGACAGTCTGA
- a CDS encoding N-acetylglucosamine kinase, whose translation MSGFVLGIDIGGTGSRVAIAPFDATAVSTTADGATADGATADSVVAELLGTLTGPGVSIGAEGSNAPQQIRRLVIAAKEAWPDHVDSIRGVGIGATGIASLSTDVGEFARSLAVEAKAETAVAIDAVTAHLGALSGCGGAVTVLGTGAIAIAHPGPDPQGNLLPKWRRVDGWGHLFGDRGGGAWVGRQALEAALKCHDGVDDRGAGLLEAARQRFGEPGTWPAQFYTRSDRAGLLAEFAVDVAGRASAGDPVASALLAEAGREAARSAIAAGGQGIDAAARVTLSGGLRRAGESLVEAFRSEALRLRRETVVVEPAGDPLSGALTLANLVGKRRLQPQSGVLWV comes from the coding sequence ATGAGCGGCTTCGTCCTCGGCATCGACATCGGAGGCACCGGCAGCCGGGTCGCGATCGCACCCTTCGATGCGACGGCTGTGAGCACGACTGCTGACGGTGCCACGGCCGACGGTGCCACAGCCGACAGTGTCGTGGCTGAGCTGTTGGGGACTCTCACCGGACCCGGAGTGTCCATCGGAGCCGAGGGCAGCAATGCCCCACAGCAGATCCGGCGTCTCGTCATCGCGGCCAAGGAAGCATGGCCGGACCATGTCGATTCGATCCGCGGAGTCGGCATCGGTGCCACCGGTATCGCCTCACTGAGCACAGACGTCGGGGAGTTTGCACGATCTCTGGCAGTGGAGGCGAAGGCCGAAACGGCGGTGGCGATCGATGCGGTGACGGCCCACCTCGGCGCCCTGTCCGGTTGTGGGGGCGCGGTGACGGTTCTGGGGACCGGAGCAATCGCCATCGCCCATCCCGGGCCCGATCCGCAGGGAAACCTGCTTCCGAAATGGCGACGAGTCGACGGCTGGGGGCATCTCTTCGGTGACCGCGGGGGCGGTGCCTGGGTGGGCAGGCAGGCGCTCGAAGCAGCACTGAAATGCCACGACGGAGTTGATGACCGAGGAGCCGGTCTGCTTGAGGCAGCACGGCAGAGATTCGGTGAACCGGGTACCTGGCCCGCGCAGTTCTACACGCGCAGCGATCGAGCGGGACTCCTCGCTGAGTTCGCCGTCGACGTGGCAGGCCGCGCCAGCGCGGGTGACCCCGTGGCCAGCGCGCTGTTGGCCGAAGCCGGGCGCGAGGCCGCACGCAGTGCGATCGCAGCCGGAGGCCAAGGAATTGACGCCGCAGCTCGGGTCACGCTCAGCGGTGGTCTGCGCAGGGCAGGTGAGTCTCTCGTGGAGGCGTTTCGTTCTGAGGCCCTGCGCCTGAGGCGAGAGACTGTCGTTGTCGAACCCGCCGGCGATCCGCTCAGCGGGGCGCTGACCTTGGCGAATCTGGTGGGGAAGAGGAGATTGCAACCCCAGTCGGGAGTGCTGTGGGTCTGA